In Synechococcus sp. CC9616, the following are encoded in one genomic region:
- a CDS encoding TVP38/TMEM64 family protein, whose translation MSRLKTALKISAWVAVVVVVVVYLQRYGIAPLQNAVNEMGIWAPLGLFLLRGISIILPALPSSVYSLLAGSLLGFKVGYLTIILSDLVFCSSAFYIARRWGRGPVSRLVGAGAMEKIDGFSKNQLEGNFFLMTGLLMTGLFDFLSYAIGISRTHWRIFAPALLISVLISDSILVAVGAGVTKGASVSLGIALLAMFALATFTGLLKKKSSAASSKESP comes from the coding sequence ATGTCCAGGCTGAAGACAGCACTGAAGATCAGCGCCTGGGTCGCCGTTGTTGTCGTCGTTGTTGTTTATCTCCAGCGCTACGGCATCGCACCACTTCAAAACGCTGTGAACGAGATGGGAATCTGGGCCCCGCTGGGCCTGTTTCTCCTGCGTGGCATCAGCATCATTCTTCCCGCTCTACCGAGTTCCGTTTATTCACTCCTGGCGGGGTCCCTTCTGGGCTTCAAGGTTGGCTATCTGACCATCATTCTTTCCGACCTGGTGTTCTGCAGTTCGGCCTTCTACATCGCCCGACGCTGGGGGCGAGGTCCAGTGAGCCGTCTCGTGGGTGCCGGCGCCATGGAGAAGATCGACGGCTTCAGCAAGAACCAGCTGGAAGGCAATTTCTTCCTGATGACCGGACTGCTCATGACCGGCCTGTTCGATTTCCTCAGCTATGCCATCGGCATCAGCCGCACCCATTGGCGGATCTTTGCGCCAGCCCTGCTGATCAGCGTGCTGATCAGTGATTCGATTCTTGTTGCCGTTGGAGCCGGAGTCACCAAGGGCGCCAGTGTCTCGCTGGGCATTGCGCTGCTTGCGATGTTTGCCCTTGCCACCTTCACCGGCCTGCTGAAAAAGAAATCCTCGGCCGCTTCCTCCAAAGAATCCCCTTGA
- a CDS encoding phycobilisome rod-core linker polypeptide encodes MAIPLLEYQLITQNGRVSNLAGDNSTVRGQIYTSSAAGDETIRGEMDTLIEQAYRQVFFHAMLSDREPFLESQLRSGNITVRDFIRGLLLSERFQQGYYQCSSNYRMVDQVVGRVLGRPTHGDSERRAWSIVIGEKGFAAFIDTLLDSPEYMNCFGYDLVPQQRSRVLPGRALGETPVYQQFPRYGADWRDSLQDRAPSPNRMDLLVASQMQTSPVWVNGQPPAWALKAWLVLATVGAFELGRVLLTIAGEMLRT; translated from the coding sequence ATGGCCATCCCGCTCCTTGAGTACCAGCTCATCACGCAGAACGGTCGCGTCAGCAATCTCGCAGGCGATAACAGCACGGTTCGAGGTCAGATCTATACCTCTTCAGCTGCTGGAGACGAGACGATCCGCGGCGAGATGGACACCCTGATTGAACAGGCTTACCGCCAGGTGTTCTTCCACGCCATGCTCTCTGATCGGGAGCCCTTCCTTGAGTCTCAGCTTCGCAGCGGCAATATCACTGTTCGGGATTTCATCCGTGGCCTGCTCCTCTCCGAGCGATTTCAGCAGGGCTACTACCAGTGCAGTTCGAACTACCGGATGGTGGATCAGGTTGTAGGGCGTGTACTCGGCCGCCCGACCCACGGAGACAGCGAACGCCGAGCCTGGTCGATCGTGATTGGAGAGAAGGGCTTCGCAGCCTTTATCGACACCTTGCTGGACAGCCCGGAATACATGAATTGTTTTGGCTATGACCTGGTCCCGCAGCAGAGGTCGCGTGTTCTGCCGGGCCGAGCTCTTGGTGAAACCCCGGTTTACCAACAATTCCCTCGCTATGGAGCCGACTGGCGCGATTCCCTGCAGGATCGGGCACCGAGCCCGAATCGGATGGATCTGCTCGTCGCATCGCAGATGCAGACCTCCCCGGTGTGGGTCAATGGACAACCGCCTGCATGGGCCCTGAAAGCCTGGCTGGTCTTGGCGACCGTTGGTGCGTTCGAGCTCGGACGGGTGCTGCTCACAATCGCCGGCGAGATGCTGCGCACCTGA
- a CDS encoding ComF family protein: MEPCCPLCRQGIEASARGRPCDLCRRRLEIPTALLNGTDPLPFQALASYSGEFRKLVIRQRLVPDTTQLQGLVQLLADRCTLGRNAVLVPIPSWRRRQRQSFPELIAAGMGMEFRPTLQRTRAGVGQHSLNRHQRLANLQGAFRAETRADWQGNDQVIWLADDILTTGGTALAACSALEASGHRVAGLICLARTPPPGRDLRCRGRLGDTPG; this comes from the coding sequence GTGGAACCCTGCTGCCCGCTCTGTCGGCAAGGCATTGAAGCCAGCGCAAGAGGACGTCCCTGCGATCTCTGTCGCAGGCGACTGGAGATTCCAACGGCTCTTCTGAACGGGACAGACCCTTTGCCCTTTCAGGCACTGGCCTCTTACTCAGGAGAGTTCCGCAAGCTTGTCATCAGACAGCGCCTGGTTCCTGATACAACTCAGCTGCAGGGATTGGTTCAGCTTCTGGCCGATCGCTGCACCCTGGGAAGGAATGCAGTGTTAGTGCCGATACCAAGCTGGAGACGTCGCCAGCGGCAGTCCTTTCCTGAATTGATCGCAGCCGGGATGGGAATGGAGTTTCGTCCCACGCTGCAGCGCACCCGGGCTGGCGTTGGTCAGCACAGCCTGAACCGCCACCAACGGCTCGCCAATCTGCAGGGGGCCTTCCGCGCCGAAACCAGAGCTGACTGGCAAGGCAACGATCAGGTCATCTGGCTTGCCGACGACATTCTCACGACCGGTGGGACAGCACTTGCGGCCTGTTCCGCCCTCGAGGCATCGGGCCATCGAGTCGCGGGGCTGATCTGTCTTGCCCGTACACCGCCCCCAGGCCGTGATTTAAGATGTCGCGGTCGCTTAGGCGACACGCCGGGATAG
- a CDS encoding DUF2470 domain-containing protein — protein MTADPLTTDVSTRICRHMNDDHAEAVLAYARHYGGVSAPTNARMVSVTPEDMELEVDGESVRIRFDHNLTDSDDAHRTLVSMLRAMPKENG, from the coding sequence ATGACTGCCGACCCACTGACCACCGACGTCAGCACTCGGATCTGCCGACACATGAATGACGATCACGCCGAGGCTGTGCTGGCCTACGCGCGTCATTACGGGGGCGTCAGTGCCCCAACAAACGCACGCATGGTGTCTGTCACCCCTGAGGACATGGAACTGGAGGTGGATGGCGAATCCGTTCGCATCCGCTTCGATCACAACCTCACCGACAGCGATGATGCCCATCGCACCCTGGTCTCGATGCTTCGGGCCATGCCGAAAGAAAACGGCTGA
- a CDS encoding phycobilisome polypeptide → MSSQKPDVKTLIQNAQVQGLSTNLALPQTTRTIISKADQAQRLLTHEELEGICQASAVDGGLPGNLLNRADQLVNKARAHLLEAQPQLVEPGGALFPAERAEACWRDCWNFLRVIIYAVACNQSTFTNPQGMAALRELYRQMNVPTEGMNIALDQLKELVLEGISQESDQQLIRDCFRHLSAQLNKSAVKS, encoded by the coding sequence TTGAGCTCCCAAAAGCCCGACGTCAAGACCCTGATCCAAAACGCCCAGGTGCAGGGCCTCAGCACGAACCTTGCACTACCGCAAACCACTCGCACCATCATCAGCAAGGCAGACCAGGCCCAACGACTGCTCACGCACGAGGAACTGGAAGGCATCTGCCAGGCATCCGCCGTGGATGGCGGGCTTCCCGGCAATCTGCTGAACAGGGCAGATCAGTTGGTGAACAAAGCGAGGGCCCACCTGCTTGAAGCACAGCCGCAGCTGGTGGAACCTGGTGGTGCGTTGTTTCCGGCAGAGAGGGCGGAGGCCTGTTGGCGAGATTGCTGGAACTTTCTCCGCGTGATCATTTACGCAGTGGCCTGCAATCAGAGCACCTTTACAAACCCGCAAGGAATGGCGGCACTGCGAGAGCTGTATCGGCAGATGAACGTGCCCACAGAAGGGATGAACATCGCCCTCGATCAACTGAAAGAGCTTGTGTTGGAGGGGATCTCGCAGGAAAGCGATCAGCAACTCATTCGCGACTGCTTCCGGCACCTCAGCGCCCAGCTCAACAAATCTGCAGTTAAGAGCTGA